Proteins from one Niallia circulans genomic window:
- the sdhB gene encoding succinate dehydrogenase iron-sulfur subunit → MGEASTVTFLITRQDDPDTAPYAEEFKLPYRPNMNVISALMEIRRNPVNSKGEKTTPISWDMNCLEEVCGACSMVINGKPRQSCTALVDQLEQPIRLEPMRTFPVVRDLQVDRTRMFDSLKKVKAWIPIDGTYDLGPGPRMPEKKRQWAYELSKCMTCGVCLEACPNVNSKSDFMGPAPLSQVRLFNAHPTGAMNKSDRLEKIMGDGGLANCGNSQNCVQSCPKGIPLTTSIAALNRDTTFEAFKSFFGSDSV, encoded by the coding sequence ATGGGGGAAGCAAGTACGGTTACATTTCTGATTACAAGACAAGATGATCCAGATACAGCACCATATGCAGAAGAGTTTAAATTGCCTTATAGACCAAATATGAATGTCATTTCTGCCTTAATGGAAATACGAAGAAACCCGGTTAACAGCAAAGGTGAAAAAACAACTCCTATCTCTTGGGATATGAACTGCTTAGAGGAAGTATGCGGTGCTTGCTCAATGGTCATTAATGGCAAACCAAGGCAGTCATGCACAGCCTTAGTAGATCAGCTGGAGCAGCCGATCCGCTTGGAGCCAATGCGTACATTCCCAGTTGTAAGAGACTTACAGGTTGATAGAACCCGTATGTTTGACAGCTTGAAAAAGGTAAAGGCTTGGATACCAATCGATGGCACTTATGATCTTGGACCAGGACCAAGAATGCCAGAGAAGAAAAGACAATGGGCATACGAATTATCTAAATGCATGACATGCGGTGTGTGCCTAGAAGCTTGCCCTAATGTTAACAGCAAATCAGACTTTATGGGACCAGCCCCATTATCTCAAGTACGACTCTTTAATGCACATCCAACAGGAGCAATGAACAAGTCAGACAGACTTGAGAAAATTATGGGGGATGGCGGTCTTGCCAATTGCGGTAACTCGCAAAACTGTGTTCAATCATGTCCGAAAGGAATACCATTGACAACATCGATTGCAGCCCTAAACAGAGATACTACCTTTGAAGCATTCAAAAGCTTTTTTGGCAGTGACAGTGTTTAA
- a CDS encoding cupin domain-containing protein: protein MPTSYMDYTKPDVSYFSDVNKNRLNTRNADNYINRLGRDVLNTLGEVSLLDIYLSNGRVVEPHYHQNAAELVYCISGSAVVSLINPFTNKVSNIPIRPGQVANIPQGWWHWEIASEDKTHLLAIFDAPYPEYIFGSDILTKTPVEVLAHTYCLDPVQLKKTLAPLKNDTIVIGPTDECLQKQRHQSTSDYHYGRNNPYSMQQPFYPYGYY from the coding sequence ATGCCAACTTCCTATATGGACTATACGAAACCAGATGTCAGCTATTTTTCAGACGTGAACAAAAACCGTCTAAATACTCGCAATGCTGATAACTACATCAACCGATTAGGCAGGGATGTCTTAAACACTCTCGGTGAGGTTTCTTTATTAGATATTTATTTAAGCAATGGAAGGGTAGTCGAACCACATTATCATCAAAACGCGGCAGAGCTTGTTTACTGCATCTCTGGGTCTGCAGTCGTTTCATTGATTAATCCTTTCACTAACAAAGTATCCAATATTCCCATAAGGCCAGGCCAAGTGGCCAACATCCCTCAAGGATGGTGGCACTGGGAAATAGCCTCGGAAGATAAAACCCATTTGCTTGCCATTTTTGATGCCCCGTACCCTGAGTATATATTTGGTTCTGATATTCTTACTAAAACACCAGTCGAAGTGCTCGCACACACATATTGTCTTGACCCCGTCCAACTGAAAAAAACCCTTGCTCCGCTGAAAAATGACACCATTGTGATAGGACCTACAGATGAATGTTTGCAAAAGCAAAGGCATCAATCTACTTCTGACTATCATTATGGCCGAAATAATCCATACAGCATGCAGCAGCCATTCTATCCATATGGCTACTATTGA
- the gerE gene encoding spore germination transcription factor GerE yields the protein MKENEFTHKPLLTKREREVFELLVQDKTTKEIASDLFISEKTVRNHISNAMQKLGVKGRSQAVVELLRMGELEL from the coding sequence TTGAAGGAGAATGAATTTACTCACAAGCCATTATTAACAAAAAGGGAAAGAGAAGTATTTGAACTCTTGGTTCAAGACAAAACGACCAAGGAAATCGCGAGTGATTTGTTCATCAGCGAAAAAACAGTTCGCAACCATATTTCTAATGCGATGCAAAAGCTGGGCGTAAAGGGGCGTTCACAGGCTGTTGTAGAACTCCTAAGAATGGGAGAACTAGAGCTATAA
- a CDS encoding MarR family winged helix-turn-helix transcriptional regulator: MNVEEKNSKEYSDMIAIIEKDMRYISGIIKQKGREILSNYTITPPQFVALQWLFEDGDMTIGELSNKMYLAFSTTTDLVDRMEKNELVQRVKDPNDRRVVRIHLLDEGKRLIDEVIKKRQMYLQEVLGNYSLEEVAHLKDNFIRLHQEMREK, translated from the coding sequence ATGAATGTAGAAGAAAAGAACTCTAAAGAGTATTCAGATATGATAGCAATCATTGAGAAAGATATGAGATACATTTCTGGCATCATCAAACAGAAGGGCCGAGAAATTTTAAGCAATTATACAATTACACCGCCTCAATTTGTTGCATTGCAATGGCTTTTTGAAGATGGAGACATGACAATCGGTGAATTATCGAATAAAATGTATCTAGCCTTCAGTACGACAACTGATTTGGTTGACAGAATGGAAAAGAATGAATTGGTTCAGCGAGTGAAGGACCCTAATGACCGTCGAGTTGTACGTATTCATTTACTGGATGAAGGCAAAAGGCTGATCGATGAAGTAATCAAAAAAAGACAAATGTATTTACAGGAAGTTTTGGGTAATTACTCACTGGAAGAAGTTGCACATTTAAAAGACAACTTCATTAGATTGCATCAAGAAATGCGGGAAAAATGA
- the racE gene encoding glutamate racemase — translation MERPIGVIDSGVGGLTVAKEIMRQLPNEKIIYLGDTARCPYGPRSGEEVKAFTWELTRFLLLKNIKMLVIACNTATAVALEEIREQLSIPVIGVIVPGARTAIKVTRNNYIGMIGTIGTVKSNAYEKALKQINKKVRTESLACPKFVPLVESGEYDGPVAKRIVKQTLAPLKGIGIDTLILGCTHYPLLEKVIREEMGDKVKVISSGAETAREVSTILAHNNQLALPHDSNEHEFYTTGSSDIFARIASDWLHEKVEAVETIKLI, via the coding sequence TTGGAAAGACCAATAGGAGTTATAGATTCAGGTGTTGGCGGATTAACTGTCGCAAAAGAAATTATGAGACAGCTGCCAAACGAAAAGATCATTTATTTGGGAGATACGGCAAGATGTCCGTATGGGCCAAGATCTGGGGAAGAAGTAAAAGCATTTACATGGGAATTGACGCGGTTTTTGCTGCTGAAAAATATTAAAATGCTTGTCATCGCCTGCAACACAGCGACTGCTGTCGCCCTTGAAGAAATAAGGGAGCAGCTATCCATCCCAGTCATCGGTGTAATTGTTCCTGGTGCAAGAACGGCGATAAAAGTGACGAGAAACAACTATATTGGCATGATTGGTACGATCGGAACAGTTAAAAGTAATGCGTACGAAAAGGCGCTAAAGCAGATTAACAAAAAGGTGCGCACTGAAAGCCTCGCATGTCCAAAATTTGTTCCTCTTGTGGAGAGTGGAGAATACGATGGGCCTGTCGCAAAACGCATCGTAAAGCAAACTCTTGCTCCATTAAAAGGAATTGGTATTGATACACTTATATTAGGATGTACACATTACCCTCTTTTGGAAAAGGTTATCCGAGAGGAAATGGGGGACAAGGTTAAAGTGATCAGCTCTGGAGCAGAAACAGCGCGAGAAGTAAGCACAATCCTTGCACATAATAATCAGCTTGCCTTGCCACATGATAGCAATGAGCACGAGTTTTATACAACAGGATCAAGCGATATTTTCGCCAGAATTGCTTCAGATTGGCTCCATGAAAAGGTGGAAGCGGTTGAGACAATTAAGCTGATATAA
- a CDS encoding GerMN domain-containing protein, with protein sequence MSKNKKLTILSAALVSTVMLSGCGLFGGKDGKENVDPPQSTTYSDNAAEETAAKAGEETAESMPIELYLVDKDGFVVPQTLNIPKTNSVAKESLQYLVKDGPVTDMLPNGFQGVLPAGTEVTVNIKDKVATVDFSKEFNDYDASDESKIMQSVTWTLTQFDSIDSVKLQVNGKELAQMPVNKTPIQSSLTRDMGINLDTKDVADITNTKPLTVYYVGGEAGEYYYVPVTKRVSNASDNNIAAAVGELAEGPGTGSALATFMEQDVKLLDDPVVADGKVTLNFNESIYNSADGEEKTVSDDLLNSLVLSLTEQEGIESVAITVNGEQDLVNEEGKSLTEPVSRPEKVNTGSF encoded by the coding sequence ATGTCTAAGAATAAAAAGCTTACCATTTTATCTGCTGCACTCGTATCAACTGTTATGCTATCTGGCTGTGGCTTATTTGGAGGTAAAGATGGCAAAGAAAACGTCGACCCACCGCAATCAACTACATATAGTGATAATGCGGCAGAGGAAACAGCGGCAAAGGCTGGGGAAGAGACAGCAGAATCCATGCCAATTGAATTATATTTAGTGGATAAAGATGGATTTGTTGTTCCACAAACATTAAATATCCCGAAAACAAACAGTGTTGCTAAAGAAAGCCTTCAGTATTTAGTGAAAGATGGTCCTGTCACAGACATGCTGCCGAACGGCTTCCAGGGAGTATTGCCTGCAGGTACAGAAGTTACTGTCAATATTAAGGATAAAGTAGCTACAGTCGATTTTTCGAAGGAGTTTAACGACTATGATGCAAGTGACGAGTCTAAAATCATGCAGTCAGTTACATGGACATTAACACAGTTTGATTCCATTGATTCCGTTAAACTGCAAGTTAATGGCAAGGAGCTTGCACAAATGCCTGTCAATAAAACGCCAATCCAAAGCTCCTTAACAAGAGACATGGGTATTAACTTGGATACAAAGGATGTTGCTGATATTACTAATACTAAGCCGCTAACTGTTTATTATGTGGGCGGAGAGGCTGGCGAATATTATTATGTGCCAGTAACAAAACGTGTCAGCAACGCGAGTGATAATAATATTGCAGCAGCAGTTGGCGAACTCGCAGAAGGACCAGGAACTGGGTCTGCCTTGGCAACCTTCATGGAACAAGACGTGAAGCTGTTGGATGATCCTGTTGTGGCAGACGGAAAGGTAACATTAAACTTCAATGAGTCCATCTATAATAGCGCAGACGGAGAGGAAAAAACCGTTTCTGATGATCTGTTGAACTCTCTTGTGCTGTCTTTGACAGAGCAGGAAGGCATTGAAAGTGTTGCCATTACAGTGAATGGCGAACAGGACCTTGTGAATGAGGAAGGCAAAAGTCTTACTGAGCCAGTATCACGTCCTGAAAAAGTTAATACTGGAAGCTTCTAA
- a CDS encoding XTP/dITP diphosphatase: protein MKEIIIATKNRGKAKEFVEMFEPLGYAVKTLLDYPEIEDVEETGTTFAENAVLKAETVAKLLGKVVISDDSGLMVDALEGRPGVYSARYAGEQKNDQANMDKVLEELKGVPAEKRTARFCCTLAIANPASGTQTFTGTCEGVILEERRGEYGFGYDPIFFVVEEDKAMAELPPEKKNSISHRANALKKLKEQLPQVL from the coding sequence ATGAAAGAAATCATTATCGCAACGAAAAACCGAGGAAAAGCGAAAGAGTTTGTGGAGATGTTTGAGCCGCTTGGATATGCTGTCAAAACATTGCTTGATTACCCAGAAATTGAGGATGTCGAAGAAACTGGCACAACATTCGCAGAAAATGCAGTCTTAAAGGCTGAAACAGTGGCAAAGCTGTTAGGAAAGGTTGTTATTTCCGATGATTCCGGCTTAATGGTCGATGCACTTGAAGGCAGACCAGGCGTCTATTCAGCACGATATGCAGGAGAACAGAAGAATGATCAGGCAAACATGGATAAAGTGCTTGAAGAATTAAAGGGAGTTCCTGCAGAAAAACGAACAGCACGCTTCTGCTGCACATTAGCAATCGCCAACCCTGCAAGCGGGACACAAACGTTTACAGGCACTTGTGAAGGTGTAATATTAGAGGAGAGAAGAGGAGAATATGGCTTCGGCTATGATCCAATTTTCTTTGTGGTGGAAGAGGACAAGGCAATGGCAGAATTGCCGCCAGAAAAGAAGAACAGTATCAGTCACAGAGCGAATGCACTAAAAAAATTAAAGGAACAGCTTCCGCAAGTTCTGTAA
- a CDS encoding metallophosphoesterase family protein codes for MKVLIVSDSHGLVDELQVLKERHKEEADLFLHCGDSELPIDDKAISGYVVVQGNCDYFAKYPEETIQEVNGKKLLMVHGHLYGVKSSVSRLLYRAKEVGAQIVCFGHSHYLGMEMIEDVLFINPGSLRLPRGRMEKTYVILSVEDKTLKTEVYDFDKGLLPELTTEFPM; via the coding sequence ATGAAGGTTCTAATTGTCAGTGATAGCCATGGCCTTGTAGATGAGCTGCAGGTGTTGAAGGAAAGGCATAAAGAAGAAGCAGACCTGTTCCTTCATTGTGGAGACTCGGAGCTCCCTATCGATGACAAAGCCATTTCAGGATATGTCGTAGTTCAAGGGAATTGTGATTATTTCGCAAAATATCCAGAAGAAACAATCCAAGAAGTGAACGGAAAGAAACTGCTGATGGTGCATGGCCATCTATATGGCGTCAAATCATCTGTCAGCAGGCTGTTATACAGGGCAAAAGAGGTCGGCGCACAAATTGTCTGCTTTGGACACAGCCATTACCTTGGTATGGAAATGATTGAAGATGTATTATTCATCAACCCAGGCAGCCTGCGTTTGCCAAGAGGAAGAATGGAAAAGACATATGTCATTCTATCCGTAGAAGACAAAACCTTAAAAACAGAAGTGTACGATTTTGACAAAGGACTGCTTCCAGAACTAACAACAGAGTTCCCTATGTAA
- a CDS encoding DUF4879 domain-containing protein: MESLSPTQLKANISLKGDTLLLRVKFTGYDKGKLANNVGVNVRTYVTLNNSELIIGADNIVVGWIYYFQVSMDSLPSNSIQIQGINHLLGNIVSSNPISLERESVLR, translated from the coding sequence TTGGAATCTCTTAGTCCAACTCAACTGAAAGCAAATATATCTTTAAAAGGAGATACACTTCTTCTAAGAGTTAAATTCACTGGATATGATAAAGGAAAATTAGCTAACAATGTAGGCGTTAATGTTAGAACTTATGTCACTTTGAATAATAGTGAATTAATAATTGGGGCAGATAATATCGTTGTTGGTTGGATTTATTATTTTCAAGTTTCGATGGATTCCTTACCATCTAATTCCATTCAAATACAGGGTATTAATCATTTGCTTGGAAACATAGTATCTAGCAATCCTATTAGCTTGGAAAGAGAAAGTGTTCTGCGATGA
- a CDS encoding ferritin family protein — protein MKHYYELYQQRAKQLAAQIAKAIDGEYAAIHCYKKLETLAPTKRGRKIINEIRKDEINHYNTFSSLYSQLTGQKHSAVITETCPNNYPSGIDFAFHDEQETVDFYLTIADSTSNDLIKESFKRAAMDEQNHAVWFLYFLQTQR, from the coding sequence TTGAAGCACTATTATGAATTATATCAACAGCGCGCAAAGCAGCTTGCTGCACAAATTGCAAAGGCAATTGATGGGGAATATGCTGCAATCCACTGTTATAAAAAACTGGAAACATTAGCACCGACAAAACGAGGAAGGAAAATTATCAACGAGATACGCAAGGATGAAATCAACCATTATAATACATTCTCCTCCCTTTACAGCCAGCTAACAGGTCAAAAGCATTCGGCAGTGATTACAGAAACTTGCCCTAATAACTATCCATCAGGTATTGATTTTGCTTTTCATGACGAGCAGGAGACCGTTGATTTCTATTTAACAATCGCTGACAGCACAAGCAATGACTTAATTAAAGAATCATTCAAAAGAGCGGCAATGGACGAACAAAATCATGCGGTTTGGTTTTTATATTTTTTGCAGACGCAAAGATAA
- a CDS encoding GNAT family N-acetyltransferase — protein MEIRTSRLLIREFTKSDWPKVYEYTSNSNVMHYIPEGVMTVEQTQQLIRDNQGENAEYFAVILAAEKKLIGHIAFFKYFGVHTYEIGWVFHPNFFNKGYATEAAKAVLAYGFESMKLHRIIATCQPENVPSYRVMEKIGMRKEGFFKKCIPAGDGWWDEYYYAILKEEWDGIR, from the coding sequence ATGGAAATAAGGACATCAAGGCTGTTGATCCGTGAATTCACCAAAAGTGATTGGCCAAAAGTATATGAGTATACCTCAAACAGTAATGTCATGCATTACATTCCAGAAGGTGTAATGACTGTGGAGCAAACACAGCAATTGATACGTGATAATCAAGGTGAAAATGCGGAATACTTTGCCGTGATACTTGCAGCTGAAAAGAAGCTAATAGGACATATTGCGTTTTTTAAATATTTTGGAGTGCATACATATGAAATTGGTTGGGTGTTTCATCCTAATTTTTTTAATAAAGGCTATGCAACAGAAGCGGCAAAAGCAGTTTTAGCATACGGGTTTGAAAGTATGAAGCTTCACCGGATTATCGCTACATGTCAGCCTGAAAATGTTCCTTCTTACAGAGTAATGGAGAAAATTGGCATGAGAAAAGAAGGTTTTTTCAAAAAATGTATTCCAGCAGGAGATGGTTGGTGGGATGAATATTATTACGCAATATTAAAAGAGGAATGGGATGGCATCCGTTAA
- a CDS encoding WYL domain-containing protein — translation MNRQLERALQENRAIEIIYMSGNECFTKRTILMREMKGSYIKAYCLQRKQPRIFKLDSILAVSFAVAGRKKA, via the coding sequence ATGAATCGTCAGTTAGAAAGAGCACTACAGGAAAATCGGGCAATCGAAATCATTTATATGAGCGGAAATGAATGTTTCACGAAGAGGACTATTCTTATGCGGGAGATGAAGGGAAGCTATATTAAGGCATATTGCCTGCAGAGAAAACAGCCAAGAATATTTAAGCTGGATTCTATCCTCGCTGTTTCCTTTGCAGTTGCAGGCAGAAAAAAGGCCTGA
- a CDS encoding GNAT family N-acetyltransferase → MNSLTVIEYKYNEKITPEQLSLLFLASELIRPTDDYPRLQKMINHADILFTAWNGDQLVGVARAVTDFSYCCYLSDLAVDKSYQKEGIGKTLLQLLKEHIGEEVALILLSAPDAMSYYPHVGFDKIDNGFRIARKK, encoded by the coding sequence ATGAATTCACTAACAGTAATTGAATACAAATACAATGAAAAGATAACACCAGAACAGCTTTCCCTTTTATTCCTTGCTTCTGAACTTATTCGTCCAACAGACGACTATCCGCGGCTACAGAAAATGATTAATCATGCAGATATACTTTTTACGGCATGGAATGGGGATCAATTAGTAGGGGTGGCAAGGGCAGTAACGGATTTTAGCTACTGCTGCTATCTATCTGATTTAGCAGTCGATAAAAGCTATCAAAAGGAAGGCATTGGCAAAACTTTGCTACAACTATTAAAAGAGCATATCGGAGAGGAAGTCGCCCTTATTCTTCTTTCGGCTCCTGATGCGATGTCCTATTATCCTCACGTTGGCTTTGATAAAATCGACAATGGCTTTCGCATCGCAAGAAAAAAATAA
- a CDS encoding YolD-like family protein, with protein sequence MKQIGDYVKEKENMILKELARNRKLVINYYKNGLLQTCKGSVELLNLHEQTLNLKDEKENILQIKLSWIHDIAPTAG encoded by the coding sequence ATGAAACAGATAGGAGACTATGTAAAGGAGAAGGAAAACATGATTTTAAAAGAGTTAGCAAGAAACCGGAAATTAGTCATTAATTACTATAAAAATGGACTTTTACAAACATGCAAGGGCAGTGTTGAGTTATTGAACCTCCATGAGCAAACATTAAACCTGAAGGATGAGAAAGAGAATATCCTCCAAATTAAACTATCATGGATTCATGATATCGCACCAACAGCTGGTTAA
- the ilvB gene encoding acetolactate synthase large subunit: MIQKTAFEETKAKTKPLTGADLLLKALEKENVEYIFGYPGGAVLPIYDKIYDSKIFHVLPRHEQGGIHAAEGYARISGKPGVVIATSGPGATNIVTGLADAMMDSLPLVVFTGQVATGVIGTDAFQEADILGITTPITKYNCQIRSLEDIPRIVKEAFFIATSGRPGPVLIDVPKDIAATVTEVPQEQEVDLPGYQPTTKPNYLQIRKLTEAVSAAKKPVILAGAGVIFSKASAELKEYAEQQQIPVVHTLLGLGGLSEDNSLFVGMGGMHGSYAANMALYECDLLVNVGARFDDRLTGNLQHFAPNAIKAHIDIDPAEIGKIIPTKIPVVADAKEALTELINQNGKRSEHDEWLKKIENWENEYPYYYEDSDKLKPQQILELLHTKTNGEAIVTTDVGQHQMWTAQYYRFKDPNKWVTSGGLGTMGFGLPSSIGAQIADKDATVLSISGDGGFQMCSQELALIRELNLPIKIIIFNNQALGMVRQWQEFFYESRFSHSKESVQPSFVKLAEAYGIKGYQISNLEDADKILDEVLHNREPVVLDFRIDPNENVYPMIAPGKGLHEMVGMKP, from the coding sequence ATGATACAGAAAACCGCCTTTGAAGAGACGAAGGCTAAGACAAAGCCATTAACTGGGGCAGATCTATTGCTGAAAGCTTTAGAAAAGGAAAATGTGGAGTATATTTTCGGCTATCCGGGAGGTGCAGTTCTTCCGATTTACGATAAAATATACGATTCAAAAATATTCCATGTCCTTCCGAGACATGAACAAGGCGGAATACATGCTGCTGAAGGCTATGCTCGCATATCTGGAAAACCAGGAGTAGTTATTGCCACATCAGGTCCTGGTGCAACAAATATTGTGACAGGGCTTGCGGACGCGATGATGGATTCCTTGCCACTTGTTGTTTTCACTGGACAGGTAGCGACAGGCGTTATTGGGACAGATGCCTTTCAAGAGGCAGATATTCTTGGCATTACAACACCAATCACAAAATATAATTGTCAAATCAGAAGCTTGGAAGACATTCCGAGAATTGTTAAGGAAGCTTTCTTTATTGCTACAAGCGGAAGACCTGGCCCAGTTTTAATTGACGTGCCGAAGGATATCGCTGCAACTGTGACTGAGGTGCCTCAGGAGCAAGAAGTGGACTTGCCGGGCTATCAGCCAACTACAAAGCCAAATTATTTGCAAATCCGTAAGCTGACAGAGGCTGTCAGTGCTGCTAAAAAACCAGTCATTCTGGCAGGAGCAGGGGTTATTTTCTCAAAGGCATCAGCTGAGTTGAAGGAATACGCAGAACAGCAGCAAATTCCCGTTGTACACACATTGCTTGGCTTAGGTGGACTTTCTGAGGATAACAGTTTGTTCGTCGGAATGGGCGGAATGCATGGCAGTTATGCGGCTAATATGGCATTGTACGAATGTGATTTACTTGTAAATGTTGGAGCGAGATTTGATGACCGCTTGACAGGTAATTTGCAGCATTTTGCTCCAAATGCAATTAAGGCACATATCGATATCGATCCAGCTGAAATTGGCAAGATTATTCCAACAAAAATCCCAGTCGTAGCAGATGCGAAAGAAGCATTGACAGAGTTAATCAATCAAAATGGAAAACGTTCAGAGCATGACGAATGGTTAAAAAAGATTGAAAATTGGGAAAACGAATACCCTTATTATTACGAAGATTCCGACAAGTTGAAGCCACAGCAAATACTTGAGCTTCTTCATACAAAGACAAATGGGGAAGCAATTGTAACAACAGATGTAGGACAGCATCAAATGTGGACAGCACAATACTACCGCTTTAAGGACCCTAATAAATGGGTAACTTCAGGTGGATTAGGAACGATGGGATTCGGCTTGCCATCAAGCATCGGTGCACAAATTGCCGACAAGGATGCAACCGTTCTATCCATCAGTGGTGATGGCGGTTTCCAAATGTGCAGCCAAGAATTAGCTCTTATCAGGGAGTTGAACTTGCCGATCAAAATCATCATTTTCAATAACCAAGCATTAGGAATGGTAAGGCAATGGCAGGAATTCTTTTACGAGTCGCGCTTCTCTCACAGTAAGGAATCTGTGCAGCCGTCCTTTGTCAAGCTTGCAGAAGCATATGGCATTAAAGGCTATCAAATTTCGAATCTTGAGGATGCTGACAAAATATTGGATGAAGTCCTTCATAACAGGGAGCCAGTTGTCTTAGACTTCCGTATTGATCCTAATGAAAATGTTTATCCGATGATTGCACCAGGCAAAGGTTTACACGAAATGGTGGGGATGAAACCATGA
- the ilvN gene encoding acetolactate synthase small subunit, translating into MKRIISLTVMNKSGVLNRITNLFSKRNYNIESISVGHTEQEGISRITCVVHVESEGVIEQVTKQLNKQVDILKVVDITDQAIVERELALIKVLATPATRNELYSLIEPFRASVIDVSKESLVIQITGEASKIEAFIELIRPYGIKEIARTGTTAFPRGSQKNTSQRNHYSIV; encoded by the coding sequence ATGAAAAGAATAATCAGTTTAACAGTCATGAATAAATCTGGTGTTTTGAACCGGATTACCAATTTGTTTTCAAAAAGAAACTATAATATTGAAAGCATTTCGGTTGGTCATACGGAGCAAGAAGGTATATCCAGAATTACATGTGTTGTTCATGTAGAGAGTGAGGGTGTCATCGAGCAGGTGACAAAGCAGCTTAATAAACAAGTCGACATATTAAAAGTTGTGGATATTACTGACCAGGCAATTGTTGAAAGGGAGCTTGCCTTAATTAAGGTACTGGCAACACCAGCCACTAGAAATGAGCTGTACTCCTTAATTGAGCCTTTCCGGGCATCTGTAATCGATGTGAGCAAAGAAAGCTTAGTCATTCAGATAACTGGTGAAGCTTCAAAGATAGAAGCATTTATTGAGCTGATAAGACCATACGGAATCAAAGAGATTGCAAGAACTGGCACCACTGCATTCCCGCGTGGGTCTCAGAAAAACACTAGTCAAAGAAACCATTACTCTATTGTTTAA